In Neosynechococcus sphagnicola sy1, one DNA window encodes the following:
- a CDS encoding translocation/assembly module TamB domain-containing protein, with translation MIGRGQVTLGERGRLTLNFQGQGLPGDAIARAYGNVPGFTIGPIAAQAQIFGSLTPRGNPPPIQTVVQWQAPQAAYPATGTVTIAGDTTHVQNTRLQVAEGTVALQGQLQANGGWQAVADLGQLRLSTLSPQLRGQLNGQLQLSGSLETPGLEAVRAAGSLQFSQGLALINQPLSAQVRWDGRQIQVQQATAPGIQAQGVIQTRLLAAGLPQLTQLALNVKAHNFDLRTLPLANLPAPLRGTADFTGQVSGAIERPSVSGVLRLNQLMVNRVAFEPLLVGSLRYRPTQGLKLQVAGRQDRIALGVDTANRPTTFFIQRDQALAIGQTEGGQLRVQLQNLPLALLPLPQTANASFKTLGGQLNGNFLVNWNQETVAGEVAIAHPQLGRFTGDQFLGQFRYANGVAVLSSGEFRQGNSQYLLKGSYNLAGRQDMPQLQAQIQVTKGQIQDVLQALQWFELRDLQRGLQPPTYARAVDVQPVALGLPEATLQDQLRRFSEILALQDQQANQQQEAQIPPLEALKGNFSGTIQVAGSLQTGVNLDFNLQGQNWQWETYKVNQITANGRLENGKLLLRPLQLQSGDALLTFTGQLGGSQQSGELLAQNLPLADLQKAFRLPVNLTGKLSGVATLAGSIENPQAAGTLEVLQGTLNSKAIQSAQGNFNYQDARLNFGSQVVIAGPEPIRIAGNFPLKLPFAKVAPHSQDISLNLDVKNEGLGLLNVLTPQVNWVEGRGQLQLQLQGTLEEPIATGIAQLQGATLKAQALPAPLTGVTGTIRFDRDRIVVEKLQGQFSQGQVIAQGILPLANPVRTLTNPPCRHRPSPEHFPPTTGSQSPRSLSRWSQWSIDGDRIRAESCYSGGASNWQMDKFCSWILPVATATTARAPPAPAVLQA, from the coding sequence GTGATCGGTCGGGGGCAGGTTACCCTCGGAGAGCGTGGCCGTCTCACCCTTAATTTCCAAGGCCAAGGCTTACCGGGTGATGCGATCGCCCGCGCCTATGGCAATGTACCTGGATTTACCATCGGCCCCATCGCGGCTCAAGCCCAGATTTTTGGCTCCCTCACCCCAAGGGGAAATCCGCCACCGATTCAAACGGTAGTGCAGTGGCAAGCGCCCCAGGCGGCCTATCCAGCTACAGGCACGGTCACCATAGCGGGCGACACCACCCACGTCCAGAACACCCGTTTACAGGTGGCAGAGGGGACGGTGGCGCTGCAAGGGCAATTGCAGGCCAATGGCGGCTGGCAAGCCGTTGCCGACCTAGGGCAACTCCGATTGTCAACCCTCTCCCCCCAGCTACGGGGACAGCTCAATGGTCAACTCCAACTCTCAGGCTCTTTAGAGACTCCAGGGCTGGAAGCAGTTCGAGCTGCGGGTAGCCTGCAATTTTCCCAGGGACTGGCACTGATCAATCAACCCCTCAGCGCCCAGGTGCGTTGGGATGGTCGGCAAATTCAGGTACAACAGGCAACCGCTCCAGGGATACAGGCTCAGGGCGTGATTCAGACGCGGCTGCTCGCCGCTGGCTTACCCCAGCTCACCCAGCTGGCACTCAACGTCAAGGCGCACAATTTTGATCTCCGCACCCTGCCCTTGGCCAATCTCCCCGCCCCACTGCGGGGCACAGCTGACTTTACGGGACAGGTGAGTGGCGCCATCGAGCGGCCCTCTGTCTCGGGGGTGCTGCGACTGAATCAACTGATGGTGAATCGGGTCGCTTTTGAACCGCTCTTGGTGGGTAGTCTTCGCTATCGACCCACCCAAGGACTGAAGTTGCAAGTGGCGGGTCGTCAGGATCGCATTGCCTTGGGCGTGGATACAGCCAACCGCCCCACTACGTTTTTTATCCAGCGGGATCAAGCCCTGGCAATTGGGCAAACCGAGGGTGGACAACTGCGAGTGCAATTACAGAATCTTCCCCTGGCACTGCTGCCCCTCCCCCAGACCGCTAATGCATCCTTCAAGACTCTGGGGGGCCAGTTAAATGGCAATTTTCTGGTCAATTGGAACCAGGAAACCGTTGCCGGAGAAGTGGCGATCGCCCATCCCCAGCTCGGTCGTTTCACCGGGGATCAGTTTCTGGGACAATTTCGCTACGCCAATGGGGTAGCGGTCCTCAGCAGTGGTGAGTTTCGCCAAGGCAACAGTCAATATCTGCTGAAGGGGAGCTACAACCTTGCAGGTCGGCAGGATATGCCTCAACTCCAGGCCCAAATTCAGGTGACGAAAGGCCAGATTCAGGATGTCCTCCAAGCGTTGCAATGGTTTGAGCTTCGAGATCTACAGCGGGGGTTGCAACCTCCCACCTATGCAAGGGCGGTGGATGTTCAGCCCGTCGCCCTTGGCCTGCCGGAGGCGACCCTCCAAGACCAGCTGCGGCGCTTCTCCGAAATTCTCGCCCTGCAAGATCAACAGGCCAATCAGCAACAAGAGGCGCAGATCCCCCCTTTAGAAGCCTTAAAAGGTAACTTTAGTGGCACCATTCAGGTAGCGGGTTCCCTGCAAACGGGGGTGAATCTAGACTTTAATCTCCAGGGGCAAAACTGGCAGTGGGAGACTTACAAGGTCAATCAAATTACCGCCAATGGTCGTCTTGAAAACGGCAAGTTGCTGCTGCGTCCCCTCCAACTCCAATCTGGAGATGCCCTCCTGACCTTCACGGGGCAACTGGGGGGAAGCCAACAATCCGGCGAACTCCTAGCCCAGAACCTTCCCCTTGCAGACCTGCAAAAAGCGTTTCGATTACCCGTGAATCTGACGGGCAAGTTGAGCGGTGTGGCGACCCTTGCTGGCAGCATTGAGAATCCCCAAGCAGCAGGGACGCTGGAAGTTTTGCAGGGAACCCTCAACAGTAAAGCCATTCAGTCGGCCCAGGGAAACTTTAATTACCAGGATGCCCGCTTGAATTTTGGGAGTCAGGTGGTGATTGCCGGCCCTGAACCAATTCGGATCGCAGGCAATTTTCCCCTGAAGCTCCCCTTTGCTAAGGTGGCTCCCCATAGCCAGGACATTAGCCTCAACCTGGATGTCAAGAACGAGGGCTTGGGGTTGTTGAATGTCCTGACACCTCAGGTGAACTGGGTAGAGGGACGCGGACAGCTCCAATTGCAGCTCCAGGGTACCCTCGAAGAACCGATTGCCACGGGCATTGCCCAACTTCAAGGAGCAACCCTCAAAGCCCAAGCCCTTCCGGCTCCCCTTACGGGTGTCACGGGTACGATTCGCTTTGATCGCGATCGCATCGTGGTGGAAAAACTCCAGGGACAGTTTAGTCAGGGACAGGTAATCGCCCAAGGGATATTACCCCTAGCCAATCCGGTGAGAACCCTGACAAACCCCCCCTGCCGTCATCGACCATCCCCTGAGCATTTCCCTCCAACAACTGGCTCTCAATCTCCCCGATCTCTATCGCGGTGGAGTCAATGGTCAATTGACGGTGACAGGATCCGTGCTGAATCCTGTTATTCGGGGGGGGCGTCCAACTGGCAAATGGACAAATTTTGCTCATGGATACTACCCGTAGCCACCGCAACCACCGCAAGGGCACCCCCAGCCCCAGCAGTCCTCCAGGCTTAG